A single window of Crassostrea angulata isolate pt1a10 chromosome 8, ASM2561291v2, whole genome shotgun sequence DNA harbors:
- the LOC128159130 gene encoding synaptotagmin-7-like, which yields MGQQNSKYNSSSEDPEKGVIPQNTRKIHGLSRILTAKAEHRREVAIQGWDKHDQNMRNMQMLKGMFKQLDPSVMRAVGEVRGEVQLSYKYDFKRHLLLVKVIKCRELRSKDLRSKMSDPYVKLTLMPDNEGMGERRTAVVRQSNDPVFDEIFAFPVEETSLTDLKMVVQVMDADIMGQDDFIGEVIVEMTSFNFRDTPFHTAWYSLNMETDLNVAGELEISADFQLPSSLFVTVHRATGLSARDEGKSADPFVKLTVTGTSSMFQTQVVRDSLNPEWTEKFEFDVTQEELGNRYLILHMIDQDRVTSNDSLGQVVIDLRTFDPEKRLHQTYPLADLRNTELLRTKWGQHATAQEFKEALIAHAASKHPSFLFTEHSGKKVVNVSCRKAGARGRIRIIDGIPVK from the exons ATGGGACAACAAAACTCAAAGTATAACAGTTCATCCGAAGACCCAGAAAAGGGGGTCATTCCACAAAATACAAGGAAGATTCATGGCTTATCCAGAATTTTAACAGCCAAGGCTGAACACAGAAGAGAAGTGGCCATCCAAGGCTGGGATAAACATGATCAAAACATG aGAAATATGCAAATGTTAAAGGGAATGTTCAAACAACTCGACCCCTCAGTGATGAGAGCAGTTGGAGAGGTCAGGGGTGAAGTGCAGCTATCCTACAAGTATGACTTCAAACGCCATCTGCTGTTGGTCAAAGTCATCAAGTGCAGAGAACTGAGAAGCAAAGATTTACGATCCAAAATGTCTGACCCTTATGTAAAG TTGACACTTATGCCTGACAATGAAGGCATGGGGGAGAGAAGGACAGCCGTGGTCAGACAGTCTAATGACCCAGTGTTTGACGAGATCTTCGCCTTCCCTGTGGAGGAGACGTCACTCACTGACCTCAAGATGGTGGTCCAAGTGATGGATGCTGACATAATGGGGCAGGACGACTTTATTGGGGAAGTCATTGTGGAGATGACCTCATTCAATTTCAGGGACACACCATTTCATACTGCATGGTACTCCCTAAACATGGAG ACTGACCTTAATGTGGCGGGAGAGCTGGAGATTTCGGCAGATTTCCAGCTTCCCTCCAGCCTCTTTGTGACAGTTCACCGGGCCACGGGTCTGAGTGCTCGGGACGAGGGTAAATCTGCCGACCCCTTCGTTAAACTGACAGTAACAGGGACATCCTCCATGTTTCAAACACAG GTGGTGAGGGATAGCCTGAACCCAGAGTGGACCGAGAAATTCGAGTTTGATGTGACACAGGAAGAGCTCGGCAACAG GTACCTGATTCTCCACATGATTGATCAGGACAGGGTCACCAGTAACGACTCCCTGGGTCAGGTGGTCATTGACCTTCGAACTTTTGACCCAGAAAAACGTCTTCACCAAACTTACCCTCTTGCTGACTTG AGAAACACCGAGCTGCTGAGGACTAAGTGGGGCCAGCACGCCACCGCTCAGGAATTCAAGGAGGCTCTCATTGCCCATGCCGCCTCCAAACACCCCTCCTTCCTGTTCACTGAGCATTCTGGGAAAAAG GTGGTCAACGTCAGCTGTAGAAAAGCAGGTGCCCGCGGCAGGATACGCATCATTGACGGGATTCCGGTCAAATGA
- the LOC128159158 gene encoding protein toll-like → MCPNSCLEKEKNQQTHCCSCYAQPIWNCSPKWPYRRVEIEYVYRRGRGMAVYDPHDLGQNISKLVHTRGFLTQIPGNLCQISDLVEVDLSWNKIMTLENINCMERLDTLILRNNLVTYLSNLTLLGMTELRILDLSDNVLTVIEPNTISDPSLGMLHIIFKDNSLTSVDITNVVIDTPFCKADFSNNAVKELVNDIGWIVDTAKDYGDGGFVDLSHNDFVSFPNFENLGFSDLRELGKVFKFGFDFTNANFTCDCKMQPFLELSKDIIKKIWRSYFNVICAGPPSLKGQSIVNLVNQGRLDEFTCEIERQDRCPLGCLCFHQPSQNRLVVNCSNTSRTSLPKTLPSAPAGQLLDLDFGINHITQFKTAEYLNQTIAFNMNNNDLSFISDKSLRQSTDIQRLWFRNNSKIRNVPKSLETLHPCNVSFGVLYLKCHCQILWMGRWANSPKAALCPANNNFFCITEDGQVLPSSVWTKKALECPNEVNWTAIGIAIALAVSSLMLGCIAWLLYQYQYEIYLLIRRDNQKDTISGNSYFKYDVYISFNENNPQLYSWVRNKLEPWLNARGYSLCLPCRDFALGSPRSDAILEHLQMSKKFLFIVDDDFLADEDVSIWSLQEWRHAWHIFKAETLRNIAVVNYDQMRVKNIDQRQIKAFWRLGLVVDFSNRKGRIFEEIMERLKLEIFTREKDDKMAKGSPWVDVVSLMGPYITNIPRCSTPNQKFRPESLEYNPTYPRSPYPSQLRWVDTPKLTFNSTKFNPPRSVEIYPSEFIKVDVT, encoded by the coding sequence ATGTGTCCTAACTCCTGTCTGGAGAAAGAGAAGAACCAACAAACACACTGCTGCAGCTGCTATGCCCAACCGATCTGGAACTGCTCTCCAAAATGGCCGTACCGGCGAGTGGAGATAGAGTATGTGTATCGCCGAGGCCGGGGGATGGCGGTGTACGATCCCCACGACCTCGGTCAGAATATCTCAAAGCTGGTCCACACGAGGGGCTTTCTAACTCAGATCCCGGGAAACTTGTGCCAGATCAGCGACCTGGTGGAAGTGGATTTAAGTTGGAACAAGATAATGACTTTGGAAAACATAAATTGTATGGAACGTCTAGACACGCTAATACTTCGGAACAACCTCGTGACGTACCTTAGTAACTTGACACTGCTTGGTATGACAGAGCTTCGGATTCTGGATCTGTCCGATAACGTCCTAACCGTCATCGAACCCAACACGATCTCTGACCCGTCCCTGGGGATGcttcatatcatttttaagGATAACTCGCTGACCAGTGTTGATATCACTAATGTCGTCATTGATACCCCGTTCTGTAAGGCAGATTTTTCGAATAATGCTGTCAAGGAACTTGTGAACGATATTGGATGGATCGTCGACACAGCAAAGGACTACGGTGACGGCGGTTTCGTCGATCTATCGCACAACGATTTTGTGTCGTTtccaaattttgaaaacttgGGATTCAGTGATCTTCGGGAACTTGGTAAGGTGTTTAAATTTGGATTCGATTTCACGAATGCCAATTTCACGTGTGACTGCAAAATGCAGCCCTTTCTCGAGTTATCCAAGGATATCATAAAGAAAATCTGGAGAAGCTATTTCAATGTCATCTGTGCTGGTCCGCCATCTCTGAAGGGTCAGTCTATTGTGAACCTTGTGAATCAAGGTCGCCTCGATGAGTTTACCTGCGAAATTGAAAGACAGGACAGGTGCCCCCTGGGGTGCCTCTGCTTCCATCAGCCTTCACAAAACCGACTGGTCGTAAACTGTTCGAACACTTCCCGTACGTCACTCCCTAAAACACTTCCATCAGCCCCCGCCGGACAATTACTTGACCTGGACTTTGGTATAAACCACATCACACAGTTTAAAACAGCAGAATACCTTAACCAAACGATAGCCTTCAATATGAACAACAATGATCTAAGTTTTATTTCTGACAAGTCGTTAAGGCAATCAACAGATATACAAAGACTTTGGTTCAGAAACAATTCCAAGATTCGGAATGTCCCTAAATCTCTCGAGACACTGCACCCATGTAATGTATCCTTTGGCGTTCTGTATTTGAAATGCCATTGTCAAATCTTATGGATGGGACGTTGGGCCAACAGTCCCAAGGCGGCGTTATGTCCGGCTAACAACAACTTTTTCTGCATCACGGAGGATGGCCAAGTATTACCTTCATCGGTGTGGACAAAGAAGGCTTTGGAATGTCCCAACGAGGTTAACTGGACCGCCATTGGAATAGCGATAGCTCTTGCAGTGTCCTCACTGATGTTAGGATGCATAGCTTGGCTGctatatcaatatcaatatgaGATATATCTTCTTATTAGGCGTGACAACCAAAAGGATACCATTTCTGGAAACTCGTACTTTAAATATGACGTGTACATTTCGTTCAATGAGAATAATCCTCAGCTCTACTCCTGGGTGCGGAACAAGCTTGAGCCTTGGCTGAATGCTAGGGGATACTCGCTTTGTCTACCGTGCAGGGACTTTGCGCTGGGAAGTCCCAGATCGGACGCTATCTTGGAACACTTACAAATGAGCAAGAAGTTTTTGTTCATTGTGGACGACGATTTTCTTGCCGATGAAGATGTGTCTATATGGTCTCTTCAGGAATGGCGTCACGCTTGGCATATATTTAAAGCGGAAACGCTACGAAACATTGCCGTGGTCAATTACGACCAAATGCGTGTAAAAAACATCGATCAACGTCAAATTAAAGCGTTCTGGCGACTAGGACTTGTGGTGGATTTTTCCAACAGGAAAGGAAGAATATTTGAGGAAATTATGGAACGTTTAAAGTTGGAGATTTTCACACGCGAGAAGGATGATAAAATGGCTAAAGGAAGCCCATGGGTAGACGTTGTGTCCTTAATGGGTCCTTATATTACCAACATTCCCCGGTGTTCTACACCAAACCAAAAGTTTCGGCCAGAAAGTTTGGAGTACAACCCAACCTATCCCAGATCACCTTACCCCTCGCAGCTTCGGTGGGTGGATACTCCGAAACTAACTTTTAATTCAACCAAGTTCAATCCTCCCCGGTCTGTCGAAATATATCCAAGCGAATTTATTAAGGTAGATGTCACGTAA